In Chryseobacterium gleum, a single genomic region encodes these proteins:
- a CDS encoding helix-turn-helix domain-containing protein, translating into MTDINEKICSYITKKWLIPWLQEGKSQNSFAKNHGVEESTIRKIKSEETYRIPVETLFKICEARKISLSDFFKLINE; encoded by the coding sequence ATGACAGATATAAACGAAAAAATTTGTTCATACATTACAAAGAAATGGTTGATACCTTGGCTTCAGGAAGGCAAGTCACAAAATTCTTTTGCCAAAAATCATGGTGTGGAAGAAAGTACCATTAGAAAAATTAAAAGTGAAGAAACATACAGAATACCCGTTGAAACACTTTTTAAAATATGTGAAGCAAGAAAAATTAGTTTATCTGATTTCTTTAAACTTATAAATGAATAA
- a CDS encoding DEAD/DEAH box helicase, with amino-acid sequence MLGEILFQNGISKELIKEILFDFHKNGPVNNSHLETLSYLKKNNEEEFKKYEGKLMFLMGLFYKTDNPDTFLEVIYDIYAKSIIEETGHNFTPVQADAYNSIKKYTNFSFSAPTSAGKSFLFQELIKEAQGDIIIVLPSRALLSEYLIKVKNLVSNETLVLQFIEIVNTKRTKKRIYIITPERGEEIFRNIDKLNLELILLDEAQISEEGIRGMKFDSLVRRIDKKLKNIKKVFTHPFVLNPDAQFRKHNITNNIDSETYNQKTVGKIYIEHFKNNFKYFSPFEDKINGKTIENNIVKDVILNKGTVLIYISKSKIYDGSFLTSFADYIELCPELTNENSLFYINKLEEFLGTKGDREKNSILIYLMKKGIVIHHGSIPLKARLIIEEFVNGHHAKICFSTSTLIQGINMPFDIVWINNFSFTGDEDQKTLNLKNLIGRAGRTTIENNYFDYGYVIIEKKNKKLFIERLNKESSLSITSNLDNKTDPNNEDFIDIVEAIKNDTFNIDLQLPESQITRIINANLDSEILFILENFLNKQLEPLTVKEYYRLENSKRKKIKLSFENIYKAHLRRTELSKGEKNVLSTSIPILLWQIQGKSFAEIVSLRYAFLSEKDYRRKLRRQLLAKEINTKEFKLLLSEKKVRFSCIAESLPNKSFKQPVPLFSRNTNVLDIDFDKVIYDTYDYIDKVLSLSIKDPVSSAFLLYYQKTKDIRAKILSNYLKYGTNNETEIWLIKYGFSFDEIEEVIKYVEKIDETEIIFKSTITEFIENPDNFKMVARYL; translated from the coding sequence ATGTTAGGCGAAATCCTCTTTCAAAACGGAATTAGTAAAGAATTAATAAAAGAAATTCTTTTTGACTTTCACAAAAACGGTCCAGTAAATAATAGCCATCTTGAAACCTTATCATATTTAAAAAAAAATAACGAAGAAGAGTTTAAAAAGTATGAAGGAAAGTTAATGTTCCTGATGGGGCTATTTTATAAAACAGATAACCCAGATACTTTTCTTGAAGTTATTTATGATATCTATGCAAAATCAATAATTGAAGAAACTGGACATAATTTCACTCCTGTTCAAGCAGACGCATATAATTCAATTAAAAAATATACAAATTTTTCTTTTTCAGCACCAACAAGTGCTGGTAAATCTTTTCTTTTCCAAGAGTTAATCAAGGAAGCACAAGGTGATATTATAATAGTTTTACCATCTAGAGCATTACTTTCAGAATATTTAATAAAAGTGAAAAATTTAGTTTCAAATGAAACTTTAGTTTTACAGTTCATTGAAATTGTTAATACAAAACGTACAAAAAAAAGAATATACATTATTACACCAGAAAGAGGTGAGGAAATTTTTAGAAACATTGATAAACTAAATTTAGAACTTATATTATTAGACGAAGCTCAAATTTCAGAAGAAGGAATTAGAGGAATGAAATTTGACTCTTTAGTTAGAAGGATTGATAAAAAATTAAAAAATATTAAAAAAGTTTTCACGCACCCTTTCGTTTTAAACCCAGATGCTCAATTTAGAAAGCATAATATTACAAACAATATAGATTCTGAGACATATAATCAGAAGACAGTAGGGAAAATTTATATTGAACACTTTAAAAATAACTTTAAATACTTTTCTCCTTTTGAAGACAAAATAAATGGAAAAACTATAGAGAACAATATAGTTAAAGATGTTATCCTAAACAAAGGAACAGTTTTGATATATATATCGAAATCGAAAATATATGATGGAAGCTTTTTAACATCATTCGCAGATTACATCGAACTATGCCCTGAACTAACAAATGAAAATAGTTTATTTTACATTAATAAACTTGAGGAATTTTTAGGGACAAAAGGTGATCGAGAAAAAAATTCAATACTAATTTATTTAATGAAAAAAGGGATTGTTATTCATCATGGTTCAATACCTCTTAAAGCTCGTTTAATAATAGAAGAATTTGTAAATGGACACCATGCAAAAATTTGTTTTTCTACATCAACATTAATCCAAGGAATAAATATGCCCTTTGATATTGTATGGATTAATAACTTTTCATTTACAGGTGATGAAGATCAAAAAACACTAAATCTTAAAAATCTAATTGGTCGAGCTGGGAGAACAACCATTGAAAATAATTACTTCGATTACGGATATGTTATAATTGAGAAGAAGAATAAAAAACTCTTTATTGAAAGATTAAATAAAGAATCATCATTATCTATTACTTCAAATTTAGATAATAAAACAGATCCAAATAATGAAGATTTTATTGACATTGTAGAAGCAATTAAAAATGACACATTTAATATTGACTTACAATTACCTGAAAGTCAAATAACAAGAATAATCAATGCTAATCTTGATTCTGAAATATTATTTATTTTAGAAAATTTTTTAAATAAGCAACTAGAACCACTAACTGTAAAAGAATATTATAGATTAGAAAATAGTAAAAGAAAAAAAATAAAATTATCATTTGAAAATATTTACAAAGCTCACCTTAGGCGTACAGAATTATCTAAAGGAGAGAAAAATGTATTAAGTACTTCAATACCAATTTTGCTTTGGCAAATTCAAGGTAAATCATTTGCTGAAATTGTTTCATTGAGATATGCTTTCTTATCTGAAAAAGATTATAGAAGAAAACTTAGACGTCAGCTACTGGCAAAAGAGATTAACACAAAAGAATTTAAATTATTATTATCAGAGAAAAAAGTTAGATTCTCGTGTATTGCAGAATCCCTTCCTAATAAATCATTTAAACAACCTGTTCCCCTATTCTCTCGAAATACAAATGTTCTTGATATTGATTTTGACAAGGTAATCTATGATACTTATGACTATATAGATAAGGTACTATCACTATCTATAAAAGATCCAGTTTCTAGTGCTTTCCTTCTTTATTATCAAAAAACAAAAGATATTAGAGCTAAAATATTAAGTAACTATCTGAAATATGGAACAAATAATGAAACCGAAATTTGGCTAATTAAATATGGATTTAGTTTTGATGAGATTGAAGAAGTTATAAAGTATGTTGAAAAAATAGATGAAACAGAAATCATCTTTAAAAGTACGATAACTGAATTTATTGAAAATCCTGATAATTTTAAAATGGTTGCAAGGTATCTATAA
- a CDS encoding bacteriocin-like protein: MKNLKKLNKEELKTIAGGSECVRMCFVNDKLTCVPYSSCGGPALQP, translated from the coding sequence ATGAAAAATTTAAAAAAGCTTAACAAAGAAGAATTAAAGACAATTGCCGGAGGATCAGAGTGTGTAAGAATGTGTTTTGTCAATGATAAGTTAACATGCGTTCCGTATAGCTCATGTGGAGGCCCTGCGCTTCAACCATAA